The Aureispira anguillae genome contains a region encoding:
- a CDS encoding GYDIA family GHMP kinase: protein MSFSMRTNGKLLLTGEYFVTEGAVSLALPTQLGQTLDVQLIDPKGAHQLHWKSYSNEGEIWFEAIFDLPSFNLVEINGDEDKQEVADNLQNILRQAKTLNADFLQKQGTWEAKSVLEFSRDWGLGSSSTLITMLAEWANVDPFLLLEDTFGGSGYDIAAAKANGPLLFQKFNGKNRWDKSGFNPSFKENLYFVHLGKKQSSKEALVYYTVTAPEEREVPLPRISQITHDIAQYTDNLADFETLLEEHENLVQGIIQQPRAKELYFSDYWGEIKSLGGWGGDFVLATSNKDEEATKAYFQEKGFETILKYKELIKEY, encoded by the coding sequence ATGAGCTTTTCAATGCGTACCAACGGAAAATTATTATTGACTGGGGAATACTTTGTAACGGAGGGGGCTGTTTCCTTGGCTTTACCAACTCAACTAGGACAAACCTTAGATGTTCAATTAATAGATCCTAAAGGTGCCCATCAATTACACTGGAAAAGTTATTCTAACGAAGGCGAAATTTGGTTTGAAGCAATATTTGATTTGCCAAGTTTTAATTTGGTAGAAATCAATGGTGACGAAGACAAGCAAGAGGTTGCTGATAATCTCCAAAATATTCTAAGACAGGCTAAAACCTTGAACGCTGATTTTTTGCAAAAACAAGGAACTTGGGAAGCTAAATCGGTATTAGAGTTTTCAAGAGATTGGGGGCTGGGTTCTAGTTCTACTTTAATTACCATGCTTGCAGAATGGGCCAATGTTGATCCCTTTTTGTTATTAGAGGATACCTTTGGTGGCTCTGGTTATGACATAGCAGCAGCAAAGGCTAATGGTCCTTTATTGTTTCAAAAATTTAATGGCAAAAATCGTTGGGATAAATCAGGTTTTAATCCTTCCTTTAAGGAAAACCTCTATTTCGTCCATTTGGGCAAAAAACAAAGCTCCAAAGAGGCCTTAGTTTATTATACCGTCACGGCTCCTGAAGAAAGAGAAGTTCCCCTGCCCCGTATTAGCCAAATTACGCACGACATTGCTCAATACACCGATAATTTAGCCGATTTTGAAACCCTGCTAGAAGAACATGAAAATTTAGTTCAAGGAATTATTCAACAACCTAGAGCTAAAGAACTTTATTTTAGTGATTATTGGGGCGAAATCAAATCTCTTGGAGGTTGGGGAGGTGATTTTGTGTTGGCTACCAGTAATAAAGACGAAGAAGCAACTAAGGCTTACTTTCAAGAAAAAGGATTTGAAACCATCCTTAAATACAAAGAACTAATAAAAGAATACTAA
- a CDS encoding M16 family metallopeptidase, with protein MNNASKFLALFLFVLLGYAEMGCKSSSDTTSNNKTKTKETVAKSDTTTPSPISGLGSLGSTATTDDAKEGASGMDAKLPFSPDVRTGVLDNGMHYYIRKNAQPENRIELRLAVDAGSMQEDDDQQGLAHFVEHMAFNGTTNFAKNDLINFLEKTGVRFGADLNAYTSFDETVYMLQLPTDKEGLVDKGLLVMSDWATGIAFEAEEIDKERGVIQSEWRTGLGANERMRHVWWPKVFYKTRYADRLPIGLMDIIQNAPHDRFRRFYRDWYRPNLQAIIVVGDLDVDEMEKKIKEKFQGLKNPENPREKKLFEVPDHDETFVAIATDKEATGIQLQLYTKHAPQKINTLGDYRTSLMHQLYNSMLSSRFDEIGQQNDAPFISAGAGYGNFVRSKDGYFSSARCKEDGILGSLDILLRENQRVLQHGFTDTELERQKLALEKLAERQYKERDKSTSNNLAMECVYHFLNDAPLFGAEKELKLVKEFLPSITLEEINALAKNWIIEKNRAIVLTAPEKESIKMPTEAEIRKILAASKEFKTEPYKDKFVDMPLLAKTPTAGKVVDTKKVEKDELGLTEYTLSNGVRVILKPTEFKNDQILLTAYSPGGHSLYDDKDFTSAQNAANIIDQAGLGEFDLIALEKKLTGATVSIAPYIGELYEGFSGSSSVEDFETMLQLVHLYGTKPRKDRESFDRVIDQSKEQLRNLSANPMLYFQSEIQKIKTGNHPRRKAVPSEEDISKIDFERVHEIYNDRFSDFSDFTFVLVGNIDPEKVKPQLELYLGSLPSTNRKEKGKDVGVKYPTAASTNNLKKGLAPQANVYMGFVQEEEWSQEKAHRVASMSKVLSIMVRENLREDKGGVYSPYVGGRMSKEPKGTSDVTVFFQCAPEDVETLVEAVKEEIKSLQENGPSDENFNKVRETQRRSRESNLEKNRFWLSTLSSYYRTDRDLEGIKAYDNLIENLTKEDIQKAAKQFLDLEKSIIVTVKPEKEAPKGP; from the coding sequence ATGAATAATGCATCTAAGTTTTTAGCATTGTTTCTTTTTGTATTGTTAGGTTATGCTGAAATGGGCTGCAAAAGCTCCTCAGACACAACTTCTAACAACAAAACTAAAACAAAAGAAACCGTTGCTAAATCAGATACGACCACTCCATCACCTATTAGTGGGCTAGGTAGCCTAGGCTCAACAGCAACTACTGATGACGCTAAGGAAGGTGCTAGTGGAATGGATGCAAAACTACCCTTTTCCCCTGATGTCCGTACTGGTGTTTTAGACAATGGAATGCATTATTACATCCGAAAAAATGCACAACCAGAAAATCGTATCGAGCTTCGATTAGCAGTTGATGCAGGTTCTATGCAAGAAGACGACGACCAACAAGGTTTAGCGCACTTTGTAGAGCATATGGCATTTAATGGTACAACCAACTTTGCAAAAAATGATCTCATCAATTTTTTAGAAAAAACAGGCGTTCGTTTTGGCGCAGATCTAAATGCTTACACTAGTTTTGATGAGACCGTTTATATGCTCCAATTGCCTACTGACAAAGAAGGCTTGGTAGACAAAGGACTCTTAGTGATGAGTGATTGGGCAACAGGTATCGCTTTTGAAGCAGAAGAAATTGACAAAGAACGTGGCGTTATTCAATCGGAATGGAGAACTGGCTTGGGTGCTAATGAGCGTATGCGTCATGTCTGGTGGCCTAAAGTATTCTACAAAACTCGTTATGCCGATCGATTGCCGATTGGTCTAATGGATATTATTCAAAATGCCCCTCATGATCGCTTCCGCAGATTTTACAGAGATTGGTACCGTCCCAACTTACAAGCAATTATTGTAGTAGGAGATCTAGATGTAGATGAGATGGAAAAGAAAATCAAGGAAAAATTCCAAGGTTTGAAGAACCCAGAAAATCCTAGAGAGAAAAAATTGTTTGAAGTTCCTGATCATGACGAAACATTTGTAGCCATTGCAACCGATAAAGAAGCTACTGGCATTCAATTACAGCTTTATACCAAACATGCTCCTCAAAAAATCAATACATTAGGAGATTATAGAACTTCTTTGATGCACCAATTATATAATAGTATGCTAAGTAGCCGTTTTGACGAAATTGGGCAACAAAATGATGCTCCTTTTATTAGTGCAGGTGCAGGCTATGGCAATTTTGTGCGTTCAAAAGATGGTTATTTTTCTTCTGCTCGATGCAAAGAGGATGGTATTTTAGGTAGTCTAGATATCTTGTTGCGTGAAAATCAACGAGTATTACAGCATGGTTTTACCGATACAGAGCTAGAGCGCCAAAAATTGGCTTTGGAAAAATTGGCAGAACGCCAGTACAAAGAACGTGATAAAAGTACTTCTAATAACTTGGCCATGGAATGTGTTTATCACTTCTTAAATGATGCCCCACTTTTTGGTGCAGAAAAAGAACTTAAATTGGTCAAAGAATTTTTACCGTCTATTACTTTAGAAGAAATTAATGCTTTGGCAAAAAATTGGATTATAGAAAAAAATAGAGCCATTGTTCTTACTGCTCCTGAAAAAGAAAGCATTAAAATGCCTACAGAGGCAGAAATCAGAAAGATATTGGCTGCTTCTAAAGAATTCAAAACAGAGCCTTATAAAGATAAGTTTGTGGATATGCCACTCTTGGCCAAAACGCCTACTGCTGGAAAGGTTGTGGATACCAAAAAAGTAGAAAAAGATGAATTGGGGCTAACAGAGTACACCTTGTCTAATGGAGTGCGTGTTATCTTAAAGCCTACAGAATTTAAAAATGATCAAATTTTACTAACCGCCTATAGTCCTGGAGGTCATTCTCTTTACGATGACAAAGACTTTACTTCTGCTCAAAATGCGGCCAACATCATTGATCAAGCTGGTTTGGGTGAATTTGATTTAATCGCTTTAGAGAAAAAATTAACGGGTGCTACGGTTAGTATTGCTCCTTATATTGGTGAATTGTACGAAGGTTTCTCTGGTTCTTCTTCTGTAGAGGATTTTGAGACCATGCTTCAATTGGTTCATTTGTATGGTACCAAGCCAAGAAAAGACAGAGAGTCATTTGACCGTGTCATCGACCAAAGCAAAGAACAGTTGCGCAATCTGAGTGCCAATCCTATGTTGTATTTCCAATCTGAAATTCAAAAAATCAAAACGGGCAATCACCCAAGACGCAAAGCAGTTCCTTCTGAAGAAGACATTTCAAAAATCGACTTTGAGCGTGTACACGAAATTTATAACGATCGTTTTTCTGATTTTTCTGATTTTACCTTTGTGCTTGTAGGGAATATTGATCCTGAAAAGGTAAAACCTCAATTGGAGTTATACCTCGGTTCTTTACCTAGTACCAATAGAAAAGAGAAAGGAAAAGATGTTGGGGTAAAATACCCAACCGCAGCAAGCACAAACAATCTAAAAAAAGGATTGGCTCCTCAGGCTAATGTCTATATGGGTTTTGTGCAAGAAGAAGAATGGTCGCAAGAAAAAGCACATCGAGTTGCTTCTATGTCTAAGGTGCTTAGCATCATGGTACGTGAAAACCTTAGAGAGGACAAAGGTGGCGTTTATAGTCCTTATGTTGGAGGAAGAATGAGCAAAGAGCCGAAAGGTACTTCTGATGTTACTGTATTCTTTCAGTGTGCTCCTGAAGATGTTGAAACACTGGTAGAAGCGGTTAAAGAAGAAATCAAATCCTTGCAAGAAAATGGCCCTTCTGATGAAAACTTCAATAAGGTGCGTGAAACGCAACGCCGTTCTCGTGAAAGCAATTTGGAAAAAAATCGCTTCTGGCTAAGTACGCTTTCTAGTTATTATAGAACAGATAGAGATTTGGAAGGCATTAAAGCTTATGACAATTTAATCGAAAACTTGACAAAAGAGGATATTCAAAAAGCAGCCAAACAGTTCTTGGATTTAGAAAAATCTATTATTGTAACTGTAAAACCTGAAAAAGAAGCTCCTAAGGGACCATAA
- a CDS encoding RNA polymerase sigma factor — translation MLEKKDNQILEAIKKGDSKVLERLYDENRQSFLIWATQLYQCEMEDAVEIYQKAYTILYLNVRNEKLTSLTSSIKTYLFSIGKNLFREKFRDKHNRLVNIEDVSNTNAINNQLDSNVLDNYQDEHQKELVRHLLNEIGDPCKKLLELMFIRGYSAEAVVREMGYSDERVVRKRKSLCLKKLREMVAEKKDSNFL, via the coding sequence ATGCTTGAAAAGAAAGATAATCAGATTTTAGAGGCAATCAAAAAAGGAGACTCCAAAGTATTAGAAAGACTGTACGATGAAAACCGTCAATCCTTTTTAATATGGGCAACACAGCTATATCAGTGTGAGATGGAGGATGCTGTTGAAATCTATCAAAAAGCTTATACAATTTTGTATCTAAACGTCAGAAATGAAAAGCTGACGAGCCTAACTAGTTCTATAAAAACATATTTATTTTCTATAGGAAAAAATTTATTTCGAGAGAAATTTAGAGATAAACATAACAGATTAGTTAATATAGAAGACGTTAGTAATACAAATGCGATTAATAACCAGTTGGATTCAAATGTTCTTGATAACTATCAAGATGAACATCAGAAGGAATTGGTACGACACTTGCTTAATGAAATAGGAGATCCTTGTAAGAAATTATTAGAATTAATGTTTATTCGAGGATATTCAGCAGAAGCAGTAGTTCGAGAAATGGGATATAGCGATGAACGTGTAGTACGTAAACGTAAATCACTGTGTCTAAAAAAGCTTAGAGAGATGGTTGCTGAAAAAAAAGATTCTAACTTTCTATAA
- a CDS encoding tetratricopeptide repeat protein encodes MANVEKSRLIEAYYRGTLNGADKGYLKQLMSEDPSFRQEVKDYKHIFNGLEALHVEHFQANLAQMEKKYQDNVVAMSPKTTIRPFQKLYYAAAAVALLICCSITYHLMTPSVFDQHFAASESIAVHIESIRAGGQTMSTEEQIKKSAFTAYQQKEYSQSISLLKDYLNTYPETASKDYQSILVLGVAQLAEGKVEQATRTLELVIKGRDSSYKQEAEWMWVLAQIKLDNKEAAKKVLQDIIDQKGHIHKEKALEVQHQL; translated from the coding sequence ATGGCAAATGTAGAAAAAAGTAGACTGATTGAAGCGTATTACCGAGGCACCTTAAATGGGGCAGACAAAGGTTATTTGAAGCAACTCATGAGTGAAGATCCTAGTTTTAGACAAGAAGTTAAAGATTATAAGCATATTTTTAATGGGTTAGAAGCATTGCATGTTGAACATTTCCAGGCAAATCTAGCCCAGATGGAGAAAAAATATCAGGATAATGTGGTTGCAATGAGTCCAAAAACAACCATAAGACCTTTTCAAAAATTGTACTATGCAGCAGCAGCAGTTGCACTCCTTATCTGTTGTAGCATAACTTATCATCTGATGACACCTTCTGTTTTTGATCAACATTTTGCAGCTTCAGAATCAATCGCAGTGCATATTGAATCAATTCGAGCAGGTGGACAAACAATGTCAACAGAGGAGCAAATCAAAAAAAGTGCTTTTACTGCTTATCAACAAAAAGAATATTCCCAAAGTATTTCTTTGTTAAAAGATTATCTAAATACTTATCCTGAAACCGCTTCTAAAGATTACCAGTCAATATTGGTTTTAGGGGTTGCTCAATTGGCAGAAGGAAAAGTTGAACAAGCTACCAGAACGTTAGAATTGGTTATTAAAGGAAGAGACTCTTCTTATAAACAAGAGGCCGAATGGATGTGGGTATTAGCGCAAATAAAACTGGATAATAAAGAAGCTGCGAAAAAAGTTCTTCAAGATATTATTGATCAAAAAGGACATATCCACAAAGAAAAAGCGCTTGAAGTTCAACATCAACTTTAA
- a CDS encoding HsdM family class I SAM-dependent methyltransferase, translating to MQNPIIKAKVQSLWDRLWAGGLSNPITAIEQISFLLFMKRLEKIKPDINEEHVWSFYRGIKGEKLVKHVKEDVFEYIKIKLANESEPFAKAMVDATFRITNPTLLEDAIQFIDDIYIEIEKEEAKNQYFQDIQGDLYEHLLRHTSEAGKNGQFRTPRHIIQMMCEMLDPDFDGKICDLASGSAGFLVGAYQYIITKYSEEIKSDENGLPKGLDGNKLDEAQKKKLKEETFFGFDIDQTMVRIGMMNLMMHGITKPNIIHLDTLSEEYENYESNRTLDEISDAFQEGKLEFTGSINEEEGGMEVTKIDQSAEKYSYILANPPFTGKINSLTVSENLDRTYPPKYKEDKRVKQTVQSELLFLERIVFMLEVGGRAAVIVPEGVLFNAGKAHKKIREILMMDCNLQGIVSLPEGAFLPYTGVKTSILLFEKRELRGEVPQSIDVWFYELKSDGYSLDSNRRRLKESPLPIAINEWKERNKKNQNNKKLQHFSIPFEEIKQNGFELNFNLYKEFIYENQSLRKPDSILDQLSELEKEILVGIEDLKK from the coding sequence ATGCAAAATCCAATAATTAAAGCTAAAGTTCAATCCTTATGGGATAGGCTATGGGCAGGAGGACTTTCTAATCCCATCACTGCTATAGAACAAATTTCGTTTTTACTTTTCATGAAACGACTGGAGAAAATTAAACCTGATATAAATGAAGAACATGTATGGAGTTTTTATAGGGGCATAAAGGGCGAAAAACTAGTAAAACATGTGAAAGAGGATGTTTTTGAATATATAAAAATTAAATTAGCAAATGAGAGTGAACCATTTGCTAAGGCTATGGTTGATGCTACTTTTAGAATAACTAATCCTACGTTGTTAGAAGACGCCATTCAGTTTATTGATGACATATATATAGAAATAGAAAAAGAAGAAGCAAAGAACCAATATTTTCAGGATATTCAAGGTGATTTATATGAGCATTTATTAAGGCATACAAGTGAGGCAGGAAAGAATGGACAATTTAGAACTCCTCGACATATAATTCAGATGATGTGTGAAATGCTTGATCCTGATTTCGATGGGAAAATATGCGATTTAGCAAGTGGGTCGGCTGGATTTTTAGTAGGAGCATATCAGTATATAATAACAAAGTATTCAGAAGAAATTAAATCTGATGAAAATGGATTACCAAAAGGATTGGATGGGAACAAATTAGATGAAGCACAAAAAAAGAAACTCAAAGAAGAAACTTTCTTTGGGTTTGATATTGACCAAACTATGGTACGGATTGGTATGATGAATCTAATGATGCATGGTATTACTAAACCCAATATAATTCACCTTGATACTCTTTCAGAGGAATATGAAAACTATGAATCAAATAGGACTCTTGATGAGATAAGTGATGCTTTTCAAGAAGGAAAACTTGAGTTTACAGGAAGTATAAATGAAGAGGAAGGTGGAATGGAAGTCACTAAAATAGACCAATCTGCCGAAAAGTATAGCTATATTTTAGCTAATCCTCCATTTACTGGTAAAATTAATAGTCTTACAGTAAGTGAAAATTTAGACAGAACTTATCCTCCTAAATATAAAGAGGATAAACGAGTTAAACAGACAGTACAATCTGAATTGTTGTTTTTAGAAAGAATTGTATTTATGCTTGAAGTTGGAGGACGAGCTGCTGTAATTGTACCAGAAGGTGTATTGTTTAATGCAGGAAAAGCTCATAAAAAAATTCGGGAAATTTTAATGATGGATTGTAATTTACAAGGAATTGTTTCTTTACCAGAAGGGGCTTTCTTGCCGTATACAGGAGTTAAGACATCTATTTTATTGTTTGAAAAAAGGGAATTAAGAGGAGAAGTGCCTCAATCTATAGATGTTTGGTTTTATGAATTAAAATCAGATGGTTATTCTTTAGATTCTAATAGAAGAAGATTGAAAGAAAGCCCTTTACCTATAGCTATAAATGAATGGAAAGAACGAAATAAAAAAAATCAAAATAATAAAAAGCTACAACATTTTTCCATTCCATTTGAAGAGATTAAGCAGAATGGATTTGAGTTAAACTTCAATTTATATAAAGAATTTATTTATGAAAATCAAAGTTTAAGAAAACCTGATAGTATTTTAGACCAATTGTCAGAATTAGAAAAAGAAATATTGGTTGGTATAGAAGATTTGAAAAAATAG